The region CCGGGCCCGCAGGGCTGCCGAGGCCCTGGACAGCCTGCCTCCTACGGAAGCGCGCGATGTGCTGCTTTCGCTGGCCTACCGTCAGATTGAACGCATGCACTGACGCCGCCTGGTGTCGTTCAGCCAATCCGGACAAATAACACTGCACCGCTCAGACACCTGACATTTGACAGGCCGTGGGCAGTACAGCCTGTCGGCTCACACGGTGGAATCGGTTCAAGATTTCGCACGGCTGGGTGGGCGCCCACGCGCCTTGACGCCTGCTCACCGGGCGAGTAGAACGTGTGGGGTTTGCACAAACCGGAAGTCCGTCCTGGCCGGGATTCTCCCGGGTCACACAGACGGCTCGGGGCACCTGTCTATATAGGCTGGCGGGGCCATGTATGCTGCCCTGGATCACTCAGGCAGAGCCCCTTTTCAAAGGAGACCGTACGAATGCGGGCATCAGGACTCAACTGGCAGGGCCTCATGGAACAACTCCACCAGGCGCTGCCGTATTGCGAGGTCACGGATCAGTCCCTGGCCTACTTCAAATACCCCAAGCGAACCCTCAGCGTGAACCTGCCAGTCCGTATGGACGACGGCCGCGTTCAGGTATTTCGTGGTTACCGCACCGTGCACAGCACTGCACGCGGCCCGAGCATGGGCGGCATCCGCTACAAGGCGGGGCTCAACGCGCACGAGTGTGAGGTGCTGGCGGCCATCATGACCCTCAAGGCCGCCGTGGCAGATCTCCCACTGGGCGGGGCTAAAGGCGGCGTGGATGTCGACCCGGCCACCCTCAGCCCGCATGAACTTCAGGGCCTGACCCGGCGCTACACCAGCGAACTGGTGGAGCTGATCGGACGCAACGAGGACATCCTGGCGCCCGACGTGGGCACCGACGAGCAGATCATGGCCTGGGTGCTCGACGCATACAGCGAGAACACTGGGGAAACCGAAAACGGTGTGGTGGTCGGCAAGCCACTGACCCTGGGCGGAAGTTACGGCAGCAAGGATGCCCGGGGCCGCAGCGCCGCCCTGGTTGCCTTACGTGTGCTGGAGGCCAACGGCCAGAGCATGCGCCAGGCGAGGGTCGCCGTCTACGGCTTTGGCAATGTGGGTCGGCGCGCAGCCCAGACGCTGGCTGCACAGGGCGCACTTGTGGTGGCCGTCAGTGACCAGGACGGCGCTGCCTTTGCCAGTGGCGGCCTGGATCTCGATGCCCTGGTAGCCCACCGCGAGATGCACGGCACCGTGCTGGGCTTCGGCATGGCAATTACGCCCGAGGAAGTCGCCGAGCTGGACGTGGACGTGCTGATGCTGGCCTACGACTACGGCGCCATTCATGCGGGCAATGCCCACGCCATCCGCGCCCGCTACGTGGTCGAGGCCACCAACCGCGCTGTGCTGCCGGAGGCCGAACGCTTCCTGGAGGGGCAGGGCGTGATCGTGCTGCCGGACCTGGTCGCCAGCATTGGTGGTCTGGTCGTCAACTACCTGGAGTGGGTGCAGGACGCCAGCAACTTCTTCTGGAATGAGGATGAGATTGAACGCGCCGTGGATTCCCGCGTGAACGCAGCACTTGACAGCGTTCTGGCCTTTATGACCCAACACGACGTCAACATGCGCACCGCTGCCTACGCCATCGCTCTGAACCGGCTGAACAACGCCACGGTGATGCGCGGGGTGTACCCATAAGCCACAGCCCGGAGGCACAGCCCACCCTTCTGCTCATCAGCAGCATCCCCCAGGTCTGCCTCCGGGCACAGAACCGCATGTATCTCCTTATCTCTTCCCCCTCTCCAAGGAGTGTCTACCCATGACCACGACCCAGGACCCCAAGTCCACCCGCCAGCACGAAATTCCCAGCTACCTCGACCCCAACAACATCGGCCCCTACGAAATCTTCCTTGAGCAGGTCGAGCGTGTGACGCCCTACCTGGGCAAGCTTGCCTACTGGGTCGAGACCCTCAAGCGGCCCAAGCGGATCCTGGTGGTGGACGTCCCTGTTCATCTGGATGACGGCAGCGTGGCGCACTTCGAGGGTTACCGGGTTCAGCACAACACCTCGCGTGGCCCGGCCAAGGGGGGCGTGCGCTACCACCAGGACGTCACCCTCAGCGAAGTGATGGCCCTGTCCGCCTGGATGACCGTCAAGAACGCCGCCGTCAACCTGCCCTACGGCGGCGGGAAAGGCGGCATCCGCCTCGACCCGCGCAAGTACAGCACCGGAGAACTGGAACGGGTCACGCGGCGCTACACCACCGAAATTGGCCTGATCATCGGGCCAGAGAAGGACATCCCGGCGCCGGATGTGAACACGGGGCCGCAGACGATGGCGTGGATGATGGACACGTACTCGATGAACGTGGGGCGCACCGCCACCGGGGTGGTCACCGGCAAACCCGTCTCGCTGGGCGGCTCACTGGGCCGTGCCGACGCCACCGGACGCGGGGTGTTCGTCACCGGCGCCGAGGCCATGAAAAAGCTGGGCATGCCGATGCAGGGCGCGCGCATCGCGGTGCAGGGCTTCGGCAATGTGGGTGAGGCCGCCGCGCGCATCTTCCACGAACACGGCGCGAAGATCGTGGCGATCCAGGACGTGACCGGCACCATCGCGTGTGAAGCGGGCATCGACCCGGGGCTGGCGTTGCAGCACCTGCGTCAGAGTGGCGCGGTCACTGGGCTGCCCGGCACCGAGACGTTGCAGCGTGACGAGTTCTGGGATGTGGCGTGTGACGTGCTGATTCCGGCAGCGCTGGAAAAGCAGATCACGCTGGAGAATGCCGGCCGGATTCAGGCGCGGCTGATTGTCGAGGGCGCCAATGGGCCGACCATTCCGGCGGCGGATGACCTGCTGGCCGAGCGTGGGGTGACGGTGGTGCCGGACGTGCTGGCCAATGCCGGTGGGGTAACGGTGTCGTACTTCGAGTGGGTGCAGGACTTCAGCTCGTTCTTCTGGACCGAGGATGAGATCAACAACCGCCTCGACCGCATCATGCAGGACGCCTTCTGCAGTTTGTGGGACGTCAAGGAGCGTCACGGCGTGACCCTGCGCACCGCCGTATATATCGTCGCCTGCACCCGCGTCCTCGAAGCCCGCGCCCTCCGCGGCCTCTACCCCTGAACCTCAGAACTGACACCTAAGAAGGGCCACTCCCACGGGAGTGGCCCTTCTTCATGTCGCCGGTATGCTCAGGCCTGAGCCCAGTCACGCAGCCTCAAGATCATTGGCGCCTTGGAGCTGTGCCTTTTGAGTCTGCCGGGCTTTTTCCTCAACGGTCATCACTTCCTTCATGTTGGGCTGGCCCGCTATAGCTGGCGTTGCCTTGCGCCATTTGCTGGCAAAGACCAACAGCTGACGCAAGATAGGTGAAACCTCCTAAATTCCAGGATCGAAAAATCGCTGTCTCTGATCCCATAAAGTCTACCGGCCGACTTGATCAGCCGGCCGGCGCCATATGAAGCCCTTCAGTACAGCTTGTCCAGCACGTCGTCTTTCATCACAAAGCTGTTTTCGCGCGTAGGAAACTCGCGGCGGCGCACCTCGTCGGCATACCGCGCGATGGCTTCACGGGAGACCCGGCCGACCTCGGCGTAGCGCTTGGCAATTTTCTTTTCCTCGCCTTCGTAGATTCCCAGCAGGTCATGGGTCACCAGAACCTGCCCGTCGCAGTTGATGCCGGCGCCGATGCCCACGGTCGGCACCTGGAGGCGATCGGTAATCAGCTTTGCCAGCCGCGCGGGAATGGCTTCGAGAACCACACAGAAGGCCCCCGCTGCTTCCAGGGCAAGTGCACCCTCCAGGGTTCGGCGGGCCGTGTCATCGTCCTTGCCCTGGACCCGCAGGCCGCCCTGAGCTGTGGCGGTCTGCGGCATCAAACCTACATGCCCAACCACCGGCACACCATTCCGGCTCAGGGTGTCCACGACCTGCAGGACCTCGGGGGTGCTGCCTTCCATCTTCACGGCGTCGGCACCGGTTTCCTGAATGATCCGGACAGCATTGCGCATGGCGTCGGTGACCCCCGTGTGATACGTCCCAAAAGGCATATCCACCACCAGAAAGGTCTGGGGAGCGCCGCGGCGCACCGCCTTGCTGTGATGAATCATGTCGGAGAGGGTCACCGGCGCTGTGCTCTCGTAGCCCAGCACCACGTTCCCCAGGCTGTCACCCACCAGAATCATATCCACCCCGGCGGCCTCAGCGTGCAGCCCTCCCGGATAGTCATAGGCAGTCACCATCACGAGGGGCTGCTCGGATTGCAAAAGCTCCGGGATACTGCGTTTCATGCGGCGAGCGTAGCAGAACAGGGCGCCGGGGCCTGTACCAGCCTGACGCCCTGCTGCTGTGCCGGTTCTCAGGCTTTGATGACTTCCCCGTAGCGGCCCAGCAGCAGATAGATGATCCAGCCCGTCACCGCCACATACAGCCACACAGGAACGGTCCAGCGCACCCAGGCGCGGTGCCGGTTGAAGTACCCACGGGCAGCGGGCAGGTCAATGTTGCGCAGGTTTCCTCCTGCCGCCTTGAGACCTTTCCAGGCGTTCCACAGCGCCAGCAGAGCCAGTGGCAGGTTCGCCGCTGCCAGGATGATGTGGCTGATCAGCAGGACCAGATAGGCGCTCCGGTTAGGACCGATGTATTTCTTCTCGTAGCCCAGGCCCAGCCGCGTGAGATACAGCACCAGAAAAATTGTAGCCAGACCACTGGCCAGGAGCATGGCCTTCATATGCGCTTCGCGGTTGCCTCCCCGGATCAGGAAGACGCCGGCCATCAGCGCCAGTCCGCTCAGAACGATCGTAAAGACCGCCCATTGATTAATCGTTTCCGCCATAACTCCGCCAGTGTACGGGCAGCACCCCGGGGCAGGTGTCTGGCTGCCCCGGACCATGCTGTGGGGGTCCGTGCGGGGGGGGACAATTCTCAGGTGGGTCAGGTGTCTAGAATGCCGGCAGGACCGCACCAGTCCCGGTGAGGCGCCCACTCTGCCCCGGGACCCTGCGGAAGGGACGGTGAATGAATTGAGCTCAACCTTGAGGGCTACTCCTGGCACGGACACCCGGCCCAGATCCAGCGTCTGGCTGCCCCGGCTGGCCTGGGCAGCGCTGGCGTACAACGTGCTGGTCATTCTGTGGGGTGCGGTCGTCCGCATTACCGGTGCTGGCGCAGGCTGCGGCGAACACTGGCCGCTGTGCAACGGCGTGGTGGTGCCGCAAAGCCCCACCGTGCACACCTTGATCGAGTTCAGTCACCGCCTGACCAGCGGACTCAGCGGCGTGCTGGCCCTGGTGCTGCTGTTCGTGGCCTTCCGGGTGACGCCAGCTCGCCATCCGGCACGATTCGGCGCCGCACTGAGTCTGGGGCTGATCGTGCTTGAAGGGCTCGTCGGCGGCGTGCAGGTGATGCTGGGCCTGACTGCCGACAGCACCGAGCCGGCGCGTGGCTTTGTGCAGGGAATCCATCTGGCCAACACCTTTGCGCTGCTGGGTGCGCTGCTGCTCACGGCTTTGTGGGCGTCGGGGCAGCCGGGACTGCGCCTGAAGGGGCAGGGACGGGCAGTCTGGCTGGGCAGTGCAGGGCTGGCGCTGCTCCTCCTCCTGGGCATGGCTGGGGCTGTGACCGCGCTCGGCGATCTGCTGTTCCTCCCGGCCGACGGCAGTACCCCTATCGAGACGGTCAAACGTGACTACGCGGCCACGGCCACCCTGATCGAGAACCTGCGGGTGCTTCACCCGATGCTGGCCATCGTGACCAGTGCCTACCTGCTGTGGATGGCGGCGACCCTGGCCCGGCTGCGCCCGGATGCGCAGGTGCGGCGCTGGGGACTGTGGCTCTCAGGAGCCATTGCCGTGCAGATGCTGGCCGGCTTTGCCAACGTGGCCCTGAAGGCACCGGGATGGATGCAACTGACACATCTGCTTCTGGCGTGCATGATGTGGCTTGTGACCGTGATGCTGGTGTACCGCGCCCTGAGTGCTCTGTCTCTCCGTTCTCCCTCCACCGTTTCCGGTGCGCAGCGGCAGGGCGCGTGACTGCGGTGCCAGAGACGGTCGTGCCCTCTGCAGTCCAGTCCGGCCCCCTGCGGGCCACGTGGCGGGACTATCTGGCACTGACCAAGCCCAAGGTCATCAGCCTGTTGCTGTGGACCACGCTGGCGGCAATGTTCATGGCCGAGCGGGGCTGGCCGGGCCTGGGGCTGCTTGTGGTGGTTGCGCTGGCCGGGTACATGTCGGCCGGGTCTGCGGGCGTGTTCAACATGATCATCGACCGGGACATTGACCTGAAAATGGCGCGTACGGCCAGCCGCCCCACCAGCAGCGGCGTGATCAGCAGCCGACAGGCGGCTGTGTTCGGCACCACGCTGCAGGTGCTGTCCTTTGTGATGCTGTGGGTCTGGGCCACGCCGCTGGCCGCCTGGATGAGCCTGGCGGGCTTCGTGACCTACGTGGTGGTCTACACCCTGTGGCTCAAGCGCAATACCTGGCACAACATCGTGCTGGGTGGTGCGGCCGGCTGTTTCCCTCCGCTGGTGGGCTGGGCGGCTGTGACCGGCGACCTGAACCTGTTTGCCTGGTTTCTGTTTGCCATCATCTTTTTCTGGACGCCGGTGCACTTCTGGGCACTGGCCCTGATGATCAAAGACGAATACCGCGAGGTTGGCATTCCAATGCTGCCGGTCGTGCACGGTGACAGGCTGACGGTGGCGCAGATCGGACTGTACGCCATCTATACGGTGGTTCTGTCAGTCATGCCTGTGTTTTTCCGTGAGGTCGGTGCCATCTACTTTCTGTCGGCCGCAGCACTGGGTGGCTGGCTGCTGGTGCTGTCCTGGCGCCTCTACCGGCATGTCATGGCCGGAAACGCGGTGGAGCGCCGGGTGGCAGTGCCGCTGTACCTGTATTCCATGCTGTATCTGGCACTGCTGTTTGTTATGGCGGCAGTGGACCGGATTGTATTCGCCCATCTATAAAAGCGAGATAAAAAGAGTTCTCAGGCGGTCTCCTCAACAGGGAGCCGCCTGCGCTGTTGCCGCCCACTGCACCCTGCAAAGCGCAGTTATGGCAGGACACTTGCCTGCCCCGTAATCTGTTCTCATGACAGCGGCCTGACCGTTCGGTCGAATAAGGAAAATGGCCGGGCCGGTCGCGTGCGCCAGAAGCGCACATTTCGTGTCGTGACCATTTAGACTGCAAGCAGACGAAAGGAGTGAAGTTGAACACCATCCAAGACCGCCAGAGCGGCACAGCCCGGCCGCGCAAACGCCCAGCGGCCTTCACGGCCCTGGCTGCCGGGCTGGCCGCTACGTTGCTCACCGGCTGCCAGTCCGAACAGCTGCTCTCTATCGGAGACATGAGTTCGGGCTACAACAAAGAGATTTTCTGGATGAGTCTGTGGGCCATTGCGCTCTCGATCATCGTCTTTGTTGGGGTCTCGTGGGCTTTGTTCTACTCGGTGCAGAAGTTCCGCGAGGACCGTCATGATGCGCCGCCGGCCCAGTTCCACGGCAACAACCGCCTGGAAGTCATCCTGGTGGCCGTGCCGGTTGTCATCGTGATCCTGCTGAGCGTGCTGACCGTGCGCAGCATGGCCCGCCTCAACCCCGTGCCCGTCAATGCTCCCAAGATTGACATTCTGTCCAAGCAGTTCTGGTGGAACTTCGCGTATCCCACCGTGACCAGTGACGCCGGCGGAACGGTGGCCAACGGCAACGAAATGGTGATGCCTACCGGCCAGCCGGTGGTGCTGAACCTGACCAGCGGCGACGTGATCCACGGTTTCTGGGCTCCCAACATCGGCGGACAGCGTCACGCGCTGCCCAGCGTCATCCGTACCTGGAAGGTCGACACCGAACGTCCCGGCGTCTACCAGGGCAACTGCTCACAGCTGTGCGGGGCCAGCCACGCCAACATGCGTTACAAGGTCATCGCCCTGGAGCCCGAGCGCTACCAGGCCTTCCTGGCGGCAGCCAAGGCCTACCGTGCTCCTACTCCAGCAGAAGGCAGCGCCGAGGCACGCGGCTACACGCTGTTCATGCAGGGCAAGGCCTCCACGGGCGCTCTGGCCTGCTCGGCCTGTCACCGCGTACAGGGCACCCCTGCCGCAGCTGGAGCCGGCCCGGACCTGAGCTTCTTCGGCACGCGCCGCACCCTGGGGGCCGGCATGTGGGAAGGCGAGGAAGCCGAAAAGAACCTGGTGCCGTGGATCGCCAACAGCCCAGGGATGAAACCCGGTGCCCTGATGCCTACCTATGACGGCAGTGAGTACATGGTCAACGGCAAGATGCAAAAAGGTGGTGTCCTGACCAGAGCGGAAATCGAAGATATCGCCGCCTATCTGCGCAGCCTGAAGCTGCCGGAAGAAGCGGATTACTGGCGCGGCACGCCGGTGTACGGCGCCCGCGCAGGAGGAACGCAGTGACCGTTCAGCACGCTCCGCAGAGCACCGTCGCCCAGCGAGGCGCGTGGGAGGTCATCAAGGATTACATGATGACCACCGATCATAAAAAGATCGGCATTCTGTACATCTTTGTGTCCATTCTGGCCTTTGCCGCTGCCGGCCTTCTGGCGGTGGCCATTCGTGTGCAGCTGGCCCTGCCCAACCAGGAAATCCTGGTCGGTACGGCCTACAACCAGGTCCTGACGGTCCACGCGGCCCTGATGATCTTTTTCTTCCTGATTCCTATCGGGTTGTTCGGCTTCGGAAACTTTTTTCTGCCGCTTCAGCTCGGGGTGCGGGACGTGGCATTGCCCCGCGTCAACACCTTTGCGGTGTGGCTGTTCGTCTTCAGCCTGATCCTGGTCGTGCTGGGGCTGTGGAACGGTGGAGCGCCCAGCGTCGGCTGGACCTTCTACTACCCGCTGTCAGTGGACGCCAACCAGACCGGGGTCAGCGTGCTGATGGTGGCCCTGATCCTCAACGGTATCGGGTCGCTGCTGGGCAGCGCGAACTTCGCAGCAACCATCGTCAACCTGCGCGCCCCCGGCATGAGTCTGTGGAAGATGCCCATTTTCTGCTGGAGCATCTTCGCCACCAGCATCCTGCAGCTGGTCTCGCTGGGTGGTCTGACGGCTGCCGCGCTGGTGACCTACCTGGAAATCAAGCTGGGCCTGAGCATGTTTAACCCCGGCATCAATGGTGTGCCGGTGCTGATGCAGCAGTTCTTCTGGTTCTACTCGCACCCCGCCGTGTACGTCATGCTGCTGCCCTACCTGGGAATCGGCGCCGAAATCGCCTCCACCATGGCCCGCAAGCCGCTGTTCGGCTACCGCGTGATGGTGTACTCGCTGCTGGGCATCGTGCTGGTCAGTCTGCTGGTGTGGGTACACCACATCTTCGCAGTGGGCCTGCCGGAAATCTGGCAGATCGCCTTTGCCGTGATGACCCTGATCGTGGCCGTGCCGACCGGCGTGAAGATCTTCAACCTGATCGGCACGCTGTGGGGCGGACGCATCCTGATGAAGTCCCCCACCTACTGGCTGGTCGGCTTTATTTTCAACTTCCTGGTCGGCGGGATCACCGGCGTTTCGCTGGGCATGATTCCCTTCGACTATCAGGTCACGATGTCCTACTACGTGGTGGCGCACTTCCACAACGTGATGATGTTCGGTACGGCCTTCCTGGCCATGGGCGGCATCTACTACTGGTGGCCCAAGATGTCCGGGCGCTTCCTGGACGAGAAGTTGGGCCTGTGGCACTTCTGGCTGTTCATGATCGGCTCGTGGCTGACCTTCCTGCCGCAGTACATCCTGGGTCTGCTGGGTATGCCCCGGCGTTACTACACCTACCCCGAAGGCAACTTTGCCTGGACCGAGCTGAACTTCCTGAGCACGCTGGGCGCCCTGACCCTGCTGGCCGGCGGTGCGGTGTGGGTGTGGAACATGCTGCAGAGCCTGCAGCGTCCTGTCACGGCCGGACCCAACCCCTGGGGCGGCTTTACCCTGGAGTGGACGGCAGCCTCGCCTCCTGCGGCCTACAACTTCGCGCACGACTTCCCGACCACCTTCCCCACCGAGCGCCCGCTGTATGACTGGGAAAAGAGTGGAGAAACCCTGACCCCGGTGGATCCCAAGAGCATTCACCTGCCGGTGGACAGCATCTGGCCCTTCGTGACGGCCGTTGGTCTGCTGCTGATGGGCTACGGCCTGAGCTTCGGCTGGTTTACCAACTACAACCCCGCTACTGGTCTGCGCCCGTTCTCCGAGGCTTCACCGAGCTTCGTGTTCGCCACCGTGCTGCTGTACCTGAGCTTCCCAGTGTTCCTGTGGGGCCTGTTCAAGTGGGCCGGTACCCGCGAGTATGCCGTACCGGTCGAGCACCACCACCTGACCAAGTACGACAACGGCTTCATGGGCATGAGCTGGTTCATCCTCAGTGAAGTGGGCCTGTTCGCCGTGCTGATCGCTGGATACGTGTACCTGCGGGTGATTGGCGCCGCCGAGCCTCCTGCGCTGCGCCCCAGCATCTGGCTGGCTGCACTGAACACCCTGATCCTGGTCAGCTCGTCGTTCGTGCTCCACAAGGCCGAGCAGGACATGCACCACGGCCGCGTCACCTGGGGTCGTCTGGGCCTGTTCGTGACGCTGCTGCTGGGCGGCCTGTTCATGATCTTCCAGGTGTACGAGTTCGCGCTGTTCGGCGTGGAAAGCGACTGGAAACAGAACCTGTGGCAGGCCTGCTTCTTTATCATCGTTGGCCTGCACGGTCTGCACATTCTGATCGGGGGCGTGGGCGTGGCTCTGCCGTACTACCAGACCCTGACCGGCAAGATCGACAAGTACAACCACGGTTCTCTGACCGCCGCCAGCATGTACTGGCACCTGGTGGACGTGGTGTGGCTGCTGATCGTGGCGATTTTCTACGCCTGGTAAGCATCCGTAGTTCTGAAAGTGGGAGAGTGCCTCAGCGGGCACTCTCCCCTCTTCATTGGAAAAAGGCCGCGCCGGGATGGGACACCCGCCCACTGCTGCAGGCCTACGCTGGAGTCATGAAGTGGTTGACCGCCGCCCTCCTGACCATCGCTGCCGTGCTGGGGGGCCTGTTGCTGTTCCGGACACTTTCGCCTGCCCCACTGGGAGGAGACGCTCTGGGTGCCCCTAAGCCGTTGCCCGCGCTGAAGCTGACCAGTGAACGCGGCCAACCCACCCGCCTCAATGAGAGTGACGGCCGGGTCCGGCTGGTGTTTTACGGCTTCGTGCGCTGCCCGGACGTGTGTCCGGCCACACTGACGAGTCTGAAGACCACCTACGACACCCTCAGCCCGGAGCTGCGTAAACGCGTACTGGTGCAGTTCATCACGGTCGACCCGGAGCACGATACACCTGCGGTCGTGCAGCGCTACCTGGCCGGGTTCAATCCATCTTTCAGTGGGCTGACCGGAAAAGCCGAAACCATCGACGAGGCGGCGCGGCAGATGTTCGTGACCAATGTCAGGCCGCTGCCCGCCCGTGACCACAGCAGTCATCAGGACACGCCGGAGGCCTCAGGAAGCGGCGCTGACAATGCGCAGCAGGCGGGAGCCACAGCGCGCGAAGCTGCGAGACTGCACGGCGACCAGGTCAGTGTGGTGGATGGCCAGGGCCGTTTCGTGCGGGTCTACGGCAATGCCGACGTGATCGGAGGCGTGCTGGAGCGTGACCTGCCTCAGCTGGTGCGTCAGTACGCCAACTGAGCATCCCGCATTCCTGAAGGCTGCATTCTGTCAAACCACGAACCCCGTCTGCTGTTCCGTTTTAAGCGAAGTCCGGGTATGATGGGCCTATGACTGATCCCGCTACCCATCTGGACGCCGCCCTGCGTCCGAAAACCCTGACAGAGTATGTGGGGCAGGAAAAGCTGAAGGACAAGCTTGGGGTCTATCTGCAAGCCGCCAAGGGCCGGCGGGAGGCGCTGGACCACACGCTGCTGTTTGGCCCCCCAGGGCTGGGCAAGACCACCCTGGCCCACATCATCGCCGCCGAGCTGGGCGTCAATATCCGCGTCACGTCAGGCCCAGCGATTGAGAAGCCGGGGGACCTCGCTGCCATTCTGACCAACAGCCTGGAAGAAGGCGACGTGCTGTTTATCGACGAAATTCACCGCCTGGGGCGCGTGGCTGAAGAGCATCTGTACCCAGCGATGGAAGATTTCAAGCTGGACATCGTGCTGGGCCAGGGGCCCGCCGCCCGCACCATTGAGCTGCCGCTGCCGCGCTTCACGCTGGTGGGCGCAACGACCCGCCCCGGGCTGATTACGGCGCCTATGCGCAGCCGCTTCGGGATCATTGAGCACCTGGAGTACTACACCGCCGAGGAGATCGGCACCAACCTGCTGCGCGACGCCCGCCTGCTGGGTTTCGGCCTGGAAGAAGACGCCGCCCTGGAAATCGGGGCACGCAGCCGCGGCACCATGCGTATTGCCAAGCGCCTGCTGCGGCGCGTGCGTGACTATGCCGATGTGGCCGGCGAAACCGTGATCAGCCTGGAGCGTGCCCATGACGCGCTGGACAAGCAGGGCCTGGATGCGGCGGGTCTGGATGACCGCGACAAGAAATACCTCGAAACCCTGATTCATCGTTTCGCGGGTGGTCCGGTGGGCGTGGATACCCTGGCGACAGCCATCAGCGAGGACGCCCTGACGCTGGAAGACGTGTACGAGCCCTACCTGATCCAGCTGGGCTTCATCAAGCGCACTCCGCGCGGACGGGTGGCCACGGCGCACGCCTACGACCACCTTGGGCTGCCGGTCAGCGGCGGAGACGGGGACCTGGGTCTGTTCGTGAACTAGGAGAAGTGCAAACAGGGCCACCGGGGCAATACGCTCCGGTGGCCCTGTTTGCCGTTTAGCTGAACTGCCTCAGCC is a window of Deinococcus deserti VCD115 DNA encoding:
- a CDS encoding cbb3-type cytochrome c oxidase subunit I; amino-acid sequence: MTVQHAPQSTVAQRGAWEVIKDYMMTTDHKKIGILYIFVSILAFAAAGLLAVAIRVQLALPNQEILVGTAYNQVLTVHAALMIFFFLIPIGLFGFGNFFLPLQLGVRDVALPRVNTFAVWLFVFSLILVVLGLWNGGAPSVGWTFYYPLSVDANQTGVSVLMVALILNGIGSLLGSANFAATIVNLRAPGMSLWKMPIFCWSIFATSILQLVSLGGLTAAALVTYLEIKLGLSMFNPGINGVPVLMQQFFWFYSHPAVYVMLLPYLGIGAEIASTMARKPLFGYRVMVYSLLGIVLVSLLVWVHHIFAVGLPEIWQIAFAVMTLIVAVPTGVKIFNLIGTLWGGRILMKSPTYWLVGFIFNFLVGGITGVSLGMIPFDYQVTMSYYVVAHFHNVMMFGTAFLAMGGIYYWWPKMSGRFLDEKLGLWHFWLFMIGSWLTFLPQYILGLLGMPRRYYTYPEGNFAWTELNFLSTLGALTLLAGGAVWVWNMLQSLQRPVTAGPNPWGGFTLEWTAASPPAAYNFAHDFPTTFPTERPLYDWEKSGETLTPVDPKSIHLPVDSIWPFVTAVGLLLMGYGLSFGWFTNYNPATGLRPFSEASPSFVFATVLLYLSFPVFLWGLFKWAGTREYAVPVEHHHLTKYDNGFMGMSWFILSEVGLFAVLIAGYVYLRVIGAAEPPALRPSIWLAALNTLILVSSSFVLHKAEQDMHHGRVTWGRLGLFVTLLLGGLFMIFQVYEFALFGVESDWKQNLWQACFFIIVGLHGLHILIGGVGVALPYYQTLTGKIDKYNHGSLTAASMYWHLVDVVWLLIVAIFYAW
- a CDS encoding SCO family protein, which translates into the protein MKWLTAALLTIAAVLGGLLLFRTLSPAPLGGDALGAPKPLPALKLTSERGQPTRLNESDGRVRLVFYGFVRCPDVCPATLTSLKTTYDTLSPELRKRVLVQFITVDPEHDTPAVVQRYLAGFNPSFSGLTGKAETIDEAARQMFVTNVRPLPARDHSSHQDTPEASGSGADNAQQAGATAREAARLHGDQVSVVDGQGRFVRVYGNADVIGGVLERDLPQLVRQYAN
- the ruvB gene encoding Holliday junction branch migration DNA helicase RuvB → MTDPATHLDAALRPKTLTEYVGQEKLKDKLGVYLQAAKGRREALDHTLLFGPPGLGKTTLAHIIAAELGVNIRVTSGPAIEKPGDLAAILTNSLEEGDVLFIDEIHRLGRVAEEHLYPAMEDFKLDIVLGQGPAARTIELPLPRFTLVGATTRPGLITAPMRSRFGIIEHLEYYTAEEIGTNLLRDARLLGFGLEEDAALEIGARSRGTMRIAKRLLRRVRDYADVAGETVISLERAHDALDKQGLDAAGLDDRDKKYLETLIHRFAGGPVGVDTLATAISEDALTLEDVYEPYLIQLGFIKRTPRGRVATAHAYDHLGLPVSGGDGDLGLFVN